One Bacteroidales bacterium genomic window, CCAGATTTTATCTTTAAAGAGAGGGTTAAATTTTAGCGGATATAATGTATTCATCGATAAATTCAGGTACTGCCAGTAATCAAAAATGTTTGTTACAGAGGACAAAAATACATTTTATAGTGATAGTCCGGTAAGAGCTTATATATGGAATAACAATTAGTGAAATAAAGTACTTTTGAATGCTGAAATCAGCTAGCCCACTTACACAGAGGGATGAATTTGAAAATGCACACTCATGAAGATCCGTCAAAAACCCGACTGGCTTAAGATTCAACTTCCAGGTGGAGAGAATTACCTTAAAATTAAAAGCCTGGTTGAAGCTCATGGATTACATACCATTTGCACAAGCGGGAAATGCCCAAATATGGGAGAGTGCTGGACTGCAGGTACTGCAACGCTGATGATTTTAGGTGAAATCTGCACTCGTTCCTGTAAATTCTGTGCCACACCATCAGGCAAGCCCCTCCCCCCCGATCCTGATGAACCCAATAAGATCGCTGCAACGGTGAAAACCCTGAAATTAAAGCATGTGGTTCTTACCTCCGTTGACAGGGACGACCTGGCAGATGGCGGAGCCGGTATCTGGGCATTGACCATCAAAGCCATCAGGACCGATTGCCCTGGTACAACCATTGAAACCCTGATCCCTGATTTCGGAGGGAATTCAATGCACCTGGAGAAAGTCTTGTCAGAAAAGCTGGAGATTATTTCGCATAACCTGGAGACTGTCAGAAGGCTTACACCCGACGTGAGAAGTGCATCAAACTATGAAAGAAGCCTGGAGGTGATCCGTCAGATTGCAGCGTATGGA contains:
- the lipA gene encoding lipoyl synthase encodes the protein MKIRQKPDWLKIQLPGGENYLKIKSLVEAHGLHTICTSGKCPNMGECWTAGTATLMILGEICTRSCKFCATPSGKPLPPDPDEPNKIAATVKTLKLKHVVLTSVDRDDLADGGAGIWALTIKAIRTDCPGTTIETLIPDFGGNSMHLEKVLSEKLEIISHNLETVRRLTPDVRSASNYERSLEVIRQIAAYGIVAKSGIMVGLGEQPDEVLQLMDDLRAVNCSILTIGQYLQPSKHHLPVIEYITPEQFDVYRQAGLERGFTHVESKPLVRSSYHAEKQL